Proteins encoded within one genomic window of Candidatus Hydrogenedentota bacterium:
- a CDS encoding substrate-binding domain-containing protein, which translates to SAEPYRAVQNKIFRTAVEEKYSDVLDFSITDAQQDNAKQISQIENIILQGVDLLIVAPNEAAPLTKVVRKAHESGIKVICLERDLAEPVYDMFVGADNVVIGEMAGQYIKEYLESKSIANPIVVEMKGLLGTKPQEERHEGARKYIDTVTGVKVVEEVANWLQSEAKNRMETLLQANPRIDAVYAHNDPMAVGCFLAAREAGREKEMIFVGVDGLGGDAGGIKKVIDGVLQCTFVYPPCASEALDYAVAMLKGEEVPARVILEPSKITKENASEWYEKATIE; encoded by the coding sequence AGCGCGGAACCGTACCGGGCTGTCCAGAACAAGATCTTCCGCACCGCGGTGGAAGAGAAGTATTCGGACGTTCTGGACTTCTCAATCACCGATGCCCAGCAGGACAACGCCAAGCAGATCTCCCAGATCGAGAACATCATTCTGCAGGGAGTCGACTTACTGATTGTGGCGCCGAACGAGGCGGCCCCTTTGACGAAGGTGGTTCGGAAGGCGCATGAGTCCGGCATCAAAGTTATCTGCCTCGAGCGGGACCTCGCGGAGCCTGTCTACGACATGTTTGTTGGCGCGGATAACGTTGTGATCGGGGAGATGGCGGGACAATATATAAAGGAATACCTCGAATCCAAATCTATTGCGAACCCCATCGTGGTCGAAATGAAAGGGCTTCTGGGCACCAAGCCGCAGGAGGAACGTCACGAAGGGGCAAGGAAATACATCGACACCGTAACGGGGGTGAAAGTGGTCGAAGAAGTGGCAAACTGGCTCCAGAGCGAAGCGAAGAATCGCATGGAGACTCTGCTGCAGGCCAATCCCAGGATCGACGCTGTATACGCACACAACGACCCGATGGCTGTTGGCTGTTTTCTGGCCGCCCGGGAAGCTGGACGCGAAAAGGAAATGATCTTCGTCGGGGTGGACGGTCTGGGCGGAGATGCCGGCGGAATCAAGAAGGTGATTGACGGCGTGTTGCAGTGCACGTTTGTCTATCCCCCGTGCGCTTCAGAAGCCCTTGATTACGCGGTCGCCATGCTCAAGGGAGAGGAGGTCCCGGCTCGGGTAATTCTCGAACCTTCCAAGATCACCAAAGAGAACGCATCCGAATGGTACGAAAAGGCCACCATCGAGTAG
- a CDS encoding ankyrin repeat domain-containing protein, which translates to MVRKGHHRVGIRGARAGAISSPSCWVALLFALISSGCGMSMHDAVAAGELTEIQEMLARNPGAIESRDGLGKTPLFFAVTYGREDMMDLLIERGADVNAHDKTGLTPLHVAAFMSRPACAEKLLKAGARIDATDNFGDTPLHSAAMHGMTGMIGFLVRRGADLDAVNNNGETPLALAVKHEQERAVETLEKLLKARE; encoded by the coding sequence ATGGTACGAAAAGGCCACCATCGAGTAGGCATACGCGGGGCGCGCGCAGGGGCCATATCGAGCCCGTCCTGCTGGGTCGCGCTCCTGTTTGCGCTGATCTCCTCCGGCTGCGGAATGTCCATGCACGACGCCGTAGCCGCCGGCGAACTGACTGAGATACAAGAGATGCTCGCCCGGAATCCCGGCGCCATTGAAAGCCGGGATGGTCTGGGCAAGACGCCGCTGTTCTTCGCCGTCACGTATGGGCGTGAGGACATGATGGACCTCCTGATCGAACGAGGCGCCGATGTGAACGCGCATGACAAGACCGGTCTGACGCCGCTTCATGTCGCGGCGTTCATGAGCCGGCCGGCCTGCGCCGAAAAACTCCTCAAGGCGGGCGCGCGCATCGACGCTACGGACAATTTCGGGGATACCCCTCTTCATTCGGCGGCCATGCATGGCATGACCGGAATGATTGGGTTCCTCGTTAGACGCGGCGCCGATCTCGACGCCGTGAACAATAACGGTGAGACTCCCTTGGCCCTCGCGGTGAAGCATGAACAGGAACGCGCCGTTGAGACACTCGAGAAACTCCTGAAAGCGCGGGAGTAA
- the rnhA gene encoding ribonuclease HI yields MKGTKNDVVTVYTDGGCEPNPGRGGWGVVLVYKGKVKELSGHEDVTTNNRMELTAAVKALEALRRPCRVALHTDSQYLQKGITDWMRRWKRNGWRTRGGAVKNQDLWQRIDDLTNTHDVKWHWVRGHAGDPFNERCDALVREARIRR; encoded by the coding sequence ATGAAGGGTACGAAAAACGATGTTGTTACCGTATACACCGATGGTGGCTGTGAGCCGAATCCCGGCCGCGGAGGATGGGGAGTCGTCCTCGTCTATAAAGGGAAGGTAAAGGAGCTTTCGGGCCACGAAGATGTGACTACGAATAACCGCATGGAGCTTACGGCGGCCGTGAAAGCACTGGAGGCTCTTCGCAGGCCGTGTCGTGTCGCTCTGCATACCGATTCGCAGTATCTGCAGAAAGGCATAACCGATTGGATGCGGAGGTGGAAACGAAACGGATGGCGCACCCGAGGCGGAGCGGTGAAGAACCAGGATCTTTGGCAACGCATTGACGACCTTACGAACACCCACGATGTCAAATGGCACTGGGTGCGCGGACATGCGGGAGACCCCTTTAACGAACGCTGCGATGCGCTGGTGCGTGAGGCCCGCATCCGGCGCTGA